In Arachis stenosperma cultivar V10309 chromosome 1, arast.V10309.gnm1.PFL2, whole genome shotgun sequence, one DNA window encodes the following:
- the LOC130935842 gene encoding glutamate dehydrogenase A: MNALAATNRNFQRAARILGLDSKLEMSLLIPFREIKVECTIPKDDGTLVSYVGFRIQHDNARGPMKGGIRFHPEVDPDEVNALAQLMTWKTAVADIPYGGAKGGIGCNPRDLSISELERLTRVFTQKIHDLIGIQRDVPAPDMGTNAQTMAWMLDEYSKFHGHSPAVVTGKPIDLGGSLGREAATGLGVVYATEALFAEHGKTIADHTFVIQGFGNVGTWAAKCVHERGGKVIAVSDVTGAIKNPNGIDIPALLQHKQDNGNLKDFPGADTMDPDELLVHECDVLMPCALGGVINKENAADVKAKYIIEAANHPTDPEADEILSKKGVVILPDIYANAGGVTVSYFEWVQNIQGFMWDEEKVNHELKKYMTKAFRDIKSMCKVHNCDLRMGAFTLGVNRVARATLLRGWEA, encoded by the exons ATGAACGCTCTTGCAGCCACCAACCGCAATTTCCAACGTGCAGCTCGAATCCTGGGATTGGATTCCAAACTTGAGATGAGTCTCCTCATACCCTTCAGAGAGATCAAA GTTGAATGTACGATCCCGAAAGATGACGGAACTCTGGTCTCATATGTTGGGTTCAGGATCCAACATGACAATGCTCGTGGCCCTATGAAAGGAGGAATCCGTTTTCACCCTGAG GTTGACCCTGATGAAGTGAATGCTCTAGCTCAGCTGATGACGTGGAAGACAGCCGTAGCCGACATACCATATGGAGGAGCAAAGGGTGGCATTGGCTGCAATCCGAGGGACCTCAGTATCAGTGAGTTAGAACGGCTAACTCGGGTCTTCACCCAAAAGATTCATGATCTTATTGGCATTCAGAGAGATGTTCCTGCCCCTGATATGGGAACAAATGCGCAG ACCATGGCATGGATGCTTGATGAGTATTCAAAGTTTCATGGGCATTCTCCTGCAGTTGTGACTGGGAAGCCTATC GATCTTGGAGGTTCATTAGGAAGAGAGGCTGCAACTGGTCTTGGAGTGGTTTATGCGACAGAGGCATTATTTGCTGAACATGGGAAGACAATTGCTGATCATACATTTGTGATCCAG GGATTTGGAAATGTGGGAACTTGGGCTGCTAAGTGTGTTCATGAGAGAGGGGGTAAGGTGATAGCTGTGAGTGACGTCACAGGTGCTATTAAAAATCCAAATGGCATTGATATCCCTGCCCTTCTGCAACATAAGCAAGACAATGGAAACTTGAAAGACTTCCCTGGAGCAGATACCATGGACCCAGATGAATTGCTTGTTCATGAGTGCGATGTTCTTATGCCATGTGCCTTGGGTGGAGTTATAAACAA gGAAAATGCTGCAGATGTAAAGGCAAAATACATCATAGAAGCTGCAAATCACCCTACTGATCCTGAAGCTGATGAG ATCTTGTCCAAGAAAGGAGTTGTTATTCTACCCGATATTTATGCCAATGCCGGTGGAGTGACCGTTAGCTACTTTGAATGGGTTCAG AATATTCAAGGCTTTATGTGGGATGAAGAGAAGGTGAACCATGAGTTGAAGAAGTACATGACAAAGGCTTTTAGGGATATTAAGTCAATGTGCAAAGTTCATAATTGTGACTTGAGAATGGGAGCCTTCACCCTTGGAGTTAACCGTGTTGCTCGTGCTACACTTTTGAGGGGTTGGGAAGCTTAA
- the LOC130967596 gene encoding light-harvesting complex-like protein 3 isotype 2, chloroplastic, with protein sequence MQLQAMSTTMASFSPPSRFTATPSSSSSSSSQHSKPHLLNAFLPLRPRPRPKNTPLLLFSPLKASSDNGVGTAVELPPPTEQQAVPEPPPPAAVGTNGSVGGAVAEEVKSVVSGFVDPRWVGGTWDLKQFQKNGNTDWDAVIDAEARRRKWLEDNPESSNNENPVVFDTSIIPWWAWMKRFHLPEAELLNGRAAMVGFFMAYLVDSLTGVGLVDQMNNFVCKTLLFVAVVGVLLIRKNEDVETLKKLWEETTFYDKQWQATWQEDENSSTSKKE encoded by the exons ATGCAATTGCAGGCCATGTCCACAACCATGGCATCTTTTTCTCCTCCATCACGCTTCACAGCCAcaccttcttcctcttcttcttcttcctcacaACACTCCAAACCCCATCTTCTCAATGCCTTCCTCCCTCTCCGGCCCAGGCCCAGGCCCAAGAACActcctttgttgctcttctctCCCTTGAAGGCTTCTTCTGACAATGGGGTTGGAACTGCAGTGGAACTACCGCCGCCGACGGAGCAGCAGGCTGTGCCGGAGCCTCCTCCACCGGCGGCGGTAGGGACAAATGGGTCCGTTGGTGGTGCGGTGGCTGAGGAAGTGAAGTCTGTTGTGAGTGGTTTTGTAGACCCCAGATGGGTTGGAGGGACGTGGGACTTGAAGCAGTTTCAGAAAAATGGCAATACCGATTGGGATGCTGTTATCGATGCTG AGGCTAGGAGGAGAAAATGGCTTGAGGATAATCCAGAATCATCCAACAACGAGAATCCTGTAGTTTTCGACACATCCATCATACCTTGGTGGGCATGGATGAAAAGGTTCCATCTCCCTGAAGCTGAATTACTCAATG GTCGTGCTGCAATGGTAGGATTCTTTATGGCCTATCTGGTTGATAGTTTGACAGGAGTGGGTCTAGTTGATCAAATGAACAACTTCGTTTGCAAAACTCTTCTGTTTGTAGCAGTGGTGGGAGTTCTTCTGATCCGAAAGAACGAGGATGTCGAAACTCTTAAGAAGCTTTGGGAGGAGACAACATTTTATGACAAACAATGGCAAGCAACTTGGCAGGAGGATGAGAACTCAAGCACTTCCAAAAAAGAGTAG